One Candidatus Izemoplasmatales bacterium DNA segment encodes these proteins:
- the parC gene encoding DNA topoisomerase IV subunit A: protein MASVKNKVEKFVEEKIIQTNLEDLIGDRFGKYSKYIIQDRALPDVRDGLKPVQRRILYAMNQLGMASDKPYKKSARIVGEVIGKYHPHGDTSVYDAMVRMSQWWKSGAVLIDMHGNNGSMDGDGAAAMRYTEARLSPFAEAILQDIDKKTVNLVPNFDDEEYEPVVLPAKFPNLLVNGAMGMATGYATNIPPHNLNEVIEAVLYRIDHPECGVDDLLGIVQGPDFPTGGIVEGVPEIRKAFSTGRGRIVMKSKVAVSEAQLVVTEIPYEVNKADLVRKIDEIRMQKKIDGIEEVRDESDREGLRIVVEIGRGISPDVVLAYLMKNTDLSLSYSYNMVAIANKSPKQMSLMEILDGYVVHQKEVVRNRSNFDLQKAEKRRHIVEGFLKMVDVLDEVIQTIRFSDGKKAAMENLIANFNFTELQAEAIVTLQLYRISNTDVEEMRSEAADLVRLIAALNKILKNENELEGVIKKELKAFSDKHPVPRKSEIKEEIAKVAIAEEDLIAHEDVVVALTRDGYLKRSSIKSVLATTNGDAGLKPDDAIVRQLQVNTRSTLLLFTDLGNFIHLPVYKIPDRKWREVGDYVGALVPLSPGETTIDFLVVSDFARPATVLLATREGMIKQVPLAEFVPARINRTYQAMPATRIAPLAAIDLSGPYDAFVVVTSKNGYIVKYPLTDIPVLGLSARGVKGINLRDDDLVGAAFATESTKDETILLTNRGAIKREFTQNIEASRRPAKGKAYLKNVKTNPYEFVGAACQNVFHLRERLTFRIVTAKSVLVVPGADLKPDKFEHGAPYLEKDVVPTALYCDEADRAGAEEILMKLIRDRAVAAPAPTSAGASEPAAIPPEPAVDADDVMLDLEKILNTHAAESAEEDDPDAAEKETIVQQTLF, encoded by the coding sequence ATGGCCTCCGTCAAGAACAAGGTCGAGAAGTTCGTCGAGGAGAAGATCATCCAGACCAACCTGGAGGACCTGATCGGCGACCGCTTCGGCAAATACTCCAAGTACATCATCCAGGACCGCGCCCTGCCGGACGTCCGCGACGGTTTGAAACCGGTCCAGCGCCGCATCCTCTATGCCATGAACCAGCTCGGCATGGCCTCCGACAAGCCCTACAAGAAGTCGGCCCGCATCGTCGGCGAGGTCATCGGCAAGTACCATCCCCACGGCGACACCTCCGTCTACGACGCGATGGTGCGCATGAGCCAGTGGTGGAAGTCGGGCGCCGTCCTGATCGACATGCACGGCAACAACGGCTCGATGGACGGCGACGGGGCCGCCGCGATGCGCTACACCGAGGCCCGCCTCTCGCCGTTCGCCGAGGCGATCCTCCAGGACATCGACAAGAAGACCGTCAACCTCGTCCCGAACTTCGACGACGAGGAGTACGAACCGGTCGTGCTCCCGGCGAAGTTCCCCAACCTGCTCGTGAACGGGGCGATGGGCATGGCCACCGGCTACGCCACCAACATCCCGCCCCACAACCTGAACGAGGTCATCGAGGCCGTCCTCTACCGCATCGACCATCCGGAATGCGGCGTCGACGATCTCCTCGGCATCGTCCAGGGTCCCGACTTCCCGACCGGCGGGATCGTCGAGGGCGTCCCCGAGATCAGAAAGGCGTTCTCCACCGGCCGCGGCCGGATCGTGATGAAGTCGAAGGTGGCCGTTTCCGAGGCCCAGCTCGTCGTCACCGAGATCCCCTACGAGGTGAACAAGGCCGACCTCGTCCGCAAGATCGACGAGATCCGCATGCAGAAGAAGATCGACGGGATCGAGGAGGTCCGCGACGAGTCCGACCGCGAAGGCCTCCGCATCGTCGTCGAGATCGGGAGGGGCATCTCCCCCGACGTCGTCCTCGCCTACCTGATGAAGAACACCGACCTTTCGCTCTCCTACAGCTACAACATGGTCGCGATCGCGAACAAGTCGCCCAAGCAGATGTCGCTCATGGAGATCCTCGACGGCTACGTCGTCCACCAGAAGGAGGTCGTCCGCAACCGCTCCAACTTCGACCTCCAGAAGGCCGAGAAGCGCCGCCACATCGTCGAGGGCTTCCTCAAGATGGTCGACGTCCTCGACGAGGTGATCCAGACGATCCGCTTCTCCGACGGGAAGAAGGCGGCGATGGAGAACCTGATCGCCAACTTCAACTTCACCGAACTCCAGGCCGAGGCGATCGTCACCCTCCAGCTCTACCGGATCTCCAACACCGATGTCGAGGAGATGCGTTCCGAGGCCGCCGACCTGGTCCGCCTGATCGCCGCCCTGAACAAGATCCTCAAGAACGAGAACGAGCTCGAGGGCGTCATCAAGAAGGAACTGAAGGCCTTCTCCGACAAGCATCCGGTCCCGCGCAAGAGCGAGATCAAGGAGGAGATCGCGAAGGTCGCGATCGCCGAGGAGGACCTGATCGCCCACGAGGACGTGGTCGTCGCCCTGACCCGCGACGGCTACCTCAAGCGCTCCTCGATCAAGTCCGTGCTGGCGACCACCAACGGCGATGCCGGCCTCAAGCCGGACGACGCGATCGTTCGCCAGCTCCAGGTCAACACCCGCTCGACGCTTCTCCTCTTCACCGACCTCGGCAACTTCATCCACCTTCCCGTCTACAAGATCCCGGACCGGAAGTGGCGCGAGGTCGGCGACTACGTCGGCGCCCTCGTGCCGCTCTCGCCCGGCGAGACGACGATCGACTTCCTCGTCGTCTCCGATTTCGCCAGGCCGGCGACGGTCCTGCTCGCGACCCGCGAGGGGATGATCAAGCAGGTGCCCCTCGCCGAGTTCGTCCCCGCCCGCATCAACCGCACCTACCAGGCGATGCCGGCGACAAGGATCGCGCCCCTGGCGGCGATCGACCTGTCGGGACCGTACGACGCCTTCGTGGTCGTCACGTCGAAGAACGGCTACATCGTCAAGTATCCGCTTACCGACATCCCCGTCCTCGGCCTCTCCGCCCGCGGCGTGAAGGGCATCAACCTGCGCGACGACGACCTCGTCGGCGCCGCCTTCGCGACCGAATCGACCAAGGACGAGACGATCCTGCTCACCAACCGCGGCGCGATCAAGCGCGAGTTCACCCAGAACATCGAAGCCTCGCGGCGCCCCGCGAAGGGCAAGGCCTACCTGAAGAACGTCAAGACCAACCCCTACGAGTTCGTCGGCGCCGCCTGCCAGAACGTCTTCCACCTGCGCGAGCGCCTGACCTTCCGGATCGTGACCGCGAAGTCGGTCCTGGTCGTTCCCGGCGCCGACCTCAAGCCCGACAAGTTCGAGCACGGCGCGCCCTACCTCGAGAAGGACGTCGTCCCGACGGCGCTTTATTGCGACGAAGCCGACCGCGCCGGCGCCGAGGAGATCCTGATGAAGCTGATCCGCGACCGCGCGGTCGCCGCTCCGGCACCGACCTCGGCGGGCGCTTCCGAACCCGCGGCGATCCCCCCCGAACCCGCCGTCGACGCCGACGACGTGATGCTCGACCTCGAGAAGATCCTGAACACCCACGCCGCCGAAAGCGCGGAAGAGGACGATCCCGACGCCGCCGAGAAGGAAACGATCGTCCAGCAGACGCTCTTCTGA